From Candidatus Lernaella stagnicola:
CAACAATTTCTTCACGATTTACAGTTATAACCAGCGGAACTTCGTCAAAAAGGGGCAGCAGATTACCCAGGGGCAGAAAATCGCCGAGGTCGGCCAAAGCGGTCGCGCCACCGAATCGGCGCTGCACTTCCAAATACGCATCGGCGCCAAGGCGGTCGACCCCCTGATGTATCTGCCGCGGCGCTGACACTCGTGGTCGCAGCGAAGGAATAGGAGAGTGGGATGGAACTAAAAGAAATTGCCGCGTTGATCCGTGATGTGCCCGATTTTCCCAAACCGGGGATCATCTTTAAAGACATCACAACCCTGACCTCCGACGCCGCCGGCTTTCGCGCCGTGATGGACATCTTCATCGACCGCTACAAGGACCAGAAGATCGACAAAATCGTCGGTATCGAATCACGCGGTTTCGTCTTCGGCGGCGCACTGGGTTTCGAACTCCATTGCGGCGTGCAACTCATGCGCAAGCCCGGCAAGTTACCCGCCGACACCATCAGCGCCAGCTACGAGTTGGAGTACGGCACCGCCACGCTCGAACTGCACAAGGACGCCGTGAAGCCGGGAGAACGCGTGCTGATTATCGATGACCTGCTTGCCACGGGCGGTACGATTGAGGCCGCTACGGAACTCGTCGAACGGCTCGGCGGTCAAGTCGTCGAGTTGGCTTTCGTCATCGAACTGGATTTCTTACATGGACGCGAAAAAA
This genomic window contains:
- a CDS encoding adenine phosphoribosyltransferase; protein product: MELKEIAALIRDVPDFPKPGIIFKDITTLTSDAAGFRAVMDIFIDRYKDQKIDKIVGIESRGFVFGGALGFELHCGVQLMRKPGKLPADTISASYELEYGTATLELHKDAVKPGERVLIIDDLLATGGTIEAATELVERLGGQVVELAFVIELDFLHGREKTGDRPIFSILHF